In the genome of Devosia rhizoryzae, the window GTTACGTCACCTCTTCCGCCGACGGCAACAAGAAGCTTTATGCCATCACCGATGAGGGCAGGGAGCATCTGGCGGACAATCGGGACGCCGTTGCCCGGACGCTCGACTTTTTGGCCCGCACCGGAGATCAGATGAACCGCTTCCGCGAGTTTGTCCGCGCCGATTGGCCGTTTGGCGGCGAAGGCCGTCCGGAAGACGGCAATGTGCCGCCCAATTGGGGTGAAGCTGGTCCGCATCGTGGCGGCCGGCGTCATGAGCATGAGCCGGACAGGCCGATGCATGATGCGGTGCCGGAGCTTGAAGCTGCTCGCAAGACCCTAAAGGACGCGATCAAGAAGGCCCGCCGAAGTAGCCAGGAGCAGCAGCGCCAAGCCGCCGAAATTCTCCGCCGCGCCGCAGCGGAAGTCGTCGCTCTGGGTGATGACGAGGTGGATCTCTAGGTCCGGAGGACCCCCAC includes:
- a CDS encoding PadR family transcriptional regulator, producing the protein MAHDKDDLDWKRFEQMARRGWGRMARMAGDEFGNLGNWGGNLRVGRMLASGDLRLVALYLIEQQPRHGYDLIKAVEERSNGVYSPSPGIVYPALTYLEEAGYVTSSADGNKKLYAITDEGREHLADNRDAVARTLDFLARTGDQMNRFREFVRADWPFGGEGRPEDGNVPPNWGEAGPHRGGRRHEHEPDRPMHDAVPELEAARKTLKDAIKKARRSSQEQQRQAAEILRRAAAEVVALGDDEVDL